In one Desulfosporosinus sp. Sb-LF genomic region, the following are encoded:
- a CDS encoding DUF1540 domain-containing protein has protein sequence MTNVVCSAVQCNHNEDGHCQLETLSVTSSLMDREAECAFYEPQNK, from the coding sequence ATGACCAATGTTGTTTGTTCAGCAGTTCAATGTAATCACAACGAAGATGGACACTGTCAACTTGAGACGCTAAGCGTCACATCTAGCTTAATGGATCGTGAAGCAGAGTGTGCTTTCTACGAACCTCAAAACAAATAG